One window of the Desulfurispira natronophila genome contains the following:
- a CDS encoding YdcF family protein, giving the protein MINILKYLFLPPLFNIILIFLGLLLIYRFKKTGMALCSFGLASLLLLSLPITSYLLLRPLETAHPLQEKQMEEVQAVVVLGGGRDYTAPEYGWKHGPSDATLKRLAYGAYVAHQAKVPILVSGGRVHGEEHSEAFLMARALQNIFGIQTVWLEEESRTTRENAQYSTATLQAENIDLIALVSQAWHLPRAMGEFQNHSVTVIAAPTAFISPPPPGVMGWIPRTYHLQQSTIALHEYMGLVVYRLTSHR; this is encoded by the coding sequence ATGATCAATATATTGAAGTATCTGTTTTTGCCTCCTCTTTTCAACATCATACTAATTTTTCTCGGCCTGCTGCTCATCTACCGTTTCAAAAAAACCGGTATGGCGCTGTGTAGCTTCGGATTGGCAAGTTTACTGCTGCTGAGCTTACCCATCACCAGTTATTTGCTGCTGCGTCCCCTGGAAACAGCGCATCCCCTGCAAGAAAAGCAGATGGAAGAAGTGCAAGCGGTAGTAGTCCTTGGCGGAGGGCGGGATTACACAGCACCCGAGTATGGCTGGAAACACGGCCCAAGTGATGCGACTTTAAAACGTCTGGCATATGGTGCATATGTGGCCCATCAAGCAAAGGTTCCGATACTGGTCAGTGGCGGCAGGGTACATGGTGAAGAACACTCTGAAGCATTCCTGATGGCTCGGGCACTGCAGAATATATTTGGAATTCAGACAGTATGGCTGGAAGAGGAAAGTCGCACGACCCGCGAAAATGCGCAGTACAGCACAGCAACCTTGCAGGCAGAGAATATAGATCTGATAGCTCTTGTTAGTCAGGCGTGGCACCTTCCACGGGCTATGGGGGAATTCCAGAACCACAGTGTAACCGTAATTGCTGCTCCCACGGCATTCATTAGCCCACCACCGCCGGGAGTAATGGGATGGATTCCACGGACCTATCATCTGCAACAAAGCACTATTGCTCTGCACGAATATATGGGCCTTGTGGTGTATCGTCTTACCAGCCATCGATAA
- a CDS encoding TRAP transporter large permease, whose amino-acid sequence MALIMLVLMITLLLLGFPMMIPLIVAAIVGFYMSFDGFGQMNTLIQQLLGGIRPAALIAVPMFILAADIMTRGHSAQRLINMVMAFIGHIRGGLAVSTAASCTLFGAVSGSTQATVVAIGSPLRPRMLKAGYKDPFTLALIINSSDIAFLIPPSIGMILYGVISGTSIGELFIAGIGPGLLILLLFSIYCVIYATIKGVPTEPKATWKEKLIALKEALWPLGFPAIIVGGIYGGVFSPTEAAAACVLYAIILEFIVFRTLKLIDLYKIAKSTGLVTAVVFILVAVGNGFSWIISFAQIPQAVIGSLGIHEAGYAGVLIAIAVAFFIACMFVDPIVVILVLTPIFAPAVASAGIDPVLVGVIITLMVAIGSATPPFGCDIFTAIAIFKRPYWEVIRGTPPFVIILVFAAALIMMFPQIALFLRDMAYS is encoded by the coding sequence ATGGCACTGATCATGCTTGTGTTAATGATTACACTTTTATTGCTGGGCTTCCCTATGATGATTCCCTTGATAGTTGCCGCCATAGTCGGTTTTTATATGAGCTTTGACGGATTTGGTCAGATGAATACTCTGATTCAGCAGCTCTTGGGAGGTATTCGTCCAGCAGCTCTTATCGCAGTGCCGATGTTTATCCTGGCAGCTGACATCATGACCCGCGGTCACTCAGCCCAGCGCCTTATCAATATGGTTATGGCCTTCATTGGTCATATCCGCGGTGGACTCGCTGTCAGCACCGCTGCATCCTGTACCCTTTTTGGTGCTGTATCAGGCTCAACCCAAGCCACAGTTGTTGCTATAGGTTCCCCGTTGCGACCAAGAATGCTTAAAGCCGGTTACAAGGACCCCTTTACCCTGGCCCTCATTATCAACTCCAGCGATATAGCCTTCTTGATCCCCCCCAGCATAGGCATGATTCTCTACGGAGTCATATCAGGTACATCTATTGGCGAGCTCTTTATCGCCGGCATTGGACCTGGACTTTTGATTCTTTTGCTCTTTTCCATATACTGCGTTATCTACGCCACGATAAAAGGAGTACCCACCGAACCCAAGGCAACATGGAAAGAGAAACTGATAGCACTGAAAGAGGCCCTGTGGCCCTTGGGGTTTCCTGCCATTATCGTCGGTGGGATTTACGGTGGTGTATTTAGTCCCACCGAGGCAGCAGCTGCCTGTGTTCTCTACGCCATTATCCTCGAATTTATTGTATTTCGTACTCTCAAGCTTATTGATTTATACAAGATCGCCAAATCAACCGGACTGGTCACTGCAGTCGTTTTTATACTGGTAGCGGTAGGCAACGGGTTTTCCTGGATTATCTCCTTTGCTCAGATCCCCCAAGCAGTTATTGGCAGCCTGGGCATACATGAGGCGGGCTATGCCGGTGTACTTATTGCCATTGCCGTTGCTTTTTTTATTGCCTGCATGTTTGTAGATCCCATTGTGGTAATCCTCGTTCTTACTCCTATATTTGCCCCGGCAGTAGCTTCCGCTGGCATCGACCCCGTACTGGTAGGGGTCATCATCACGTTAATGGTTGCCATTGGTTCTGCCACACCACCCTTTGGCTGCGATATTTTCACTGCCATAGCCATTTTTAAACGACCTTACTGGGAAGTCATCAGGGGCACCCCGCCCTTTGTCATCATACTGGTCTTTGCAGCTGCCTTGATTATGATGTTCCCACAAATTGCCCTGTTTCTCAGGGATATGGCATATTCCTGA
- the dctP gene encoding TRAP transporter substrate-binding protein DctP: MSIGCSSPGDEATGESGSNWRYAHEEFEGDVQDVFAHKFKEYIEQNSNHTLQIFRFGELGESDDIMEQTQQGILEFVNQSPGFTGSLIPEAQIFFIPYLLPAEEEYIVDFFKTSVAINEMFPELYAEQGLELLSMYPEGEMVVTADEPVRSPQDFRGKNIRIMTNPLLSETYRAFGATPTPLPWGEVYGALQTNIIQGQENPIFWIQSGGLYEVSPNLIFTGHGWFTTAMMANQDFYQSLPPEDQQLIQDAADYAFNYITDYIPGLGDRMLEKILDSSDEVTVTRLTEEERQPFMDSATQVENRFIDMTGERGKLLLEQFKADLEAVVGD; encoded by the coding sequence ATGAGTATTGGATGCAGCAGCCCAGGTGATGAAGCAACAGGTGAAAGTGGCTCCAACTGGCGTTATGCCCACGAAGAGTTTGAAGGTGACGTGCAGGATGTTTTTGCGCACAAATTCAAGGAATACATTGAGCAAAACTCGAACCACACCCTGCAGATCTTTCGATTTGGTGAACTCGGAGAGTCTGATGACATCATGGAACAGACGCAACAGGGAATTCTTGAGTTCGTCAACCAGTCTCCCGGCTTTACCGGGTCACTGATCCCTGAGGCACAGATTTTTTTCATTCCCTACCTCTTACCTGCTGAGGAAGAGTATATTGTAGACTTCTTTAAAACCAGTGTTGCCATCAATGAAATGTTTCCCGAGCTCTATGCTGAGCAAGGTCTTGAGTTGCTCTCCATGTATCCAGAGGGTGAGATGGTAGTAACCGCTGATGAGCCAGTGCGCTCACCTCAGGACTTTCGTGGTAAAAACATACGCATTATGACCAATCCACTTCTTTCTGAAACCTATCGTGCATTTGGCGCTACCCCTACGCCGTTGCCATGGGGTGAAGTATATGGTGCGCTTCAAACCAATATTATCCAAGGGCAAGAGAATCCTATATTTTGGATACAGTCTGGTGGGCTTTATGAAGTTTCCCCCAACCTGATATTCACAGGGCACGGCTGGTTTACTACTGCCATGATGGCAAACCAAGACTTTTACCAAAGCTTGCCACCTGAGGATCAGCAACTTATACAGGATGCTGCTGATTACGCCTTTAACTATATTACTGATTACATTCCGGGATTGGGTGATCGCATGCTGGAAAAAATTCTTGACTCCAGCGATGAGGTCACCGTTACCCGTCTTACTGAGGAAGAGCGTCAGCCTTTCATGGACTCAGCCACTCAAGTTGAAAATCGCTTTATTGATATGACTGGTGAGCGCGGTAAACTCTTACTGGAGCAATTTAAAGCAGATCTTGAAGCTGTGGTTGGCGACTGA
- a CDS encoding TIGR00153 family protein — translation MSLITGLFGPDPLKAIQDHMQAVKECIDLLDPAIEHWLNEDFDSLKVTAKKIMKFENRADRIQATSRASFSSSVFMPVSRKNLFTLLKRQDSIANDVEDIAFILTVRNTYLHPQLRQPFMDFYHQLQAILNHTLEMMEGIRVLFESGFGAPQKKEFIAKVEEIIHLEWECDKRQYKLAQHIYALEEEMSPVTIFMLAELSKKMGDMANAAEKLAESLAQTLSE, via the coding sequence ATGAGCTTAATTACCGGACTGTTTGGTCCCGATCCCCTTAAAGCTATTCAGGATCACATGCAGGCTGTCAAGGAGTGCATTGACCTGTTGGATCCGGCCATCGAACACTGGCTGAACGAGGATTTTGACAGCCTCAAGGTCACCGCCAAGAAGATCATGAAATTTGAAAATCGCGCCGACCGCATCCAGGCTACTTCACGCGCATCCTTTTCCTCCAGTGTCTTTATGCCCGTCTCCCGCAAAAACCTCTTTACCCTTCTCAAGCGCCAGGACAGTATCGCCAATGATGTAGAGGACATAGCCTTTATCCTCACTGTGCGCAACACCTACCTGCACCCGCAGCTACGTCAGCCCTTCATGGACTTCTACCACCAGTTGCAAGCTATTCTCAATCATACCCTGGAGATGATGGAGGGTATACGTGTTCTCTTCGAAAGTGGTTTTGGGGCTCCGCAAAAGAAGGAGTTTATCGCTAAGGTTGAGGAGATCATTCACCTGGAGTGGGAGTGCGACAAACGTCAGTACAAGTTGGCCCAGCATATCTACGCCCTTGAAGAGGAGATGTCGCCAGTGACTATCTTTATGCTGGCGGAACTGAGCAAGAAAATGGGCGATATGGCCAATGCAGCGGAAAAACTGGCTGAGTCCTTGGCACAAACCTTATCCGAGTAA
- a CDS encoding iron-sulfur cluster assembly scaffold protein, with protein sequence MGKKDLLGGSLWDEYSQEVNRRMAEPEHRGDITEVQALKMGGKLIVADYGAESCGDAVRLFWVVDPATDRILDCKFKSFGCGTAIASSDIMAELCIGKTVDEAIKITNIDVEYALRDNPDTPAVPPQKMHCSVMAYDVIKRAASIYKNVDESTLEDEVIVCECARVSLGTIEEVIRLNDLKTVEGITDYTKAGAFCKSCIQPGGHEKREHYLVDILKRVRAEIDASQIREQATTRDFKAMSLVGKIKAIDDVLSAHVKPTLARDGGNVELVDIKEGEDEILVFIQYSGACAGCASSGTATLQMILGILRKELDERIMVVPV encoded by the coding sequence ATGGGAAAAAAAGACTTGCTTGGCGGTTCACTGTGGGATGAATACTCCCAAGAGGTGAATCGACGAATGGCTGAACCCGAACACCGGGGCGATATAACAGAAGTTCAGGCACTCAAGATGGGTGGCAAGCTTATAGTGGCAGACTACGGTGCCGAATCGTGCGGTGACGCTGTTCGCCTTTTTTGGGTGGTTGATCCTGCGACAGATCGGATCCTGGACTGTAAGTTCAAGAGTTTTGGCTGCGGCACCGCTATAGCTTCCAGTGATATTATGGCGGAGCTGTGCATAGGTAAAACCGTAGATGAGGCAATTAAAATAACAAACATTGATGTTGAGTATGCCCTGCGAGATAACCCGGATACACCGGCGGTACCACCCCAAAAAATGCACTGCAGTGTCATGGCCTACGATGTTATCAAACGGGCGGCATCTATCTATAAAAATGTAGACGAGTCCACTCTGGAAGATGAAGTGATCGTTTGTGAATGTGCCCGGGTCTCTCTTGGTACTATAGAAGAGGTTATACGTCTGAATGATCTGAAAACCGTAGAGGGTATTACTGACTACACCAAAGCAGGGGCCTTTTGTAAATCGTGTATTCAGCCTGGTGGCCATGAAAAACGTGAACATTACCTGGTGGATATTCTTAAGCGAGTGCGAGCAGAAATAGATGCCAGCCAGATTCGCGAACAGGCAACAACAAGAGATTTCAAGGCTATGTCTTTGGTGGGGAAAATCAAAGCTATCGATGATGTTCTCAGTGCTCACGTAAAGCCTACGCTGGCCCGGGATGGGGGCAATGTAGAGCTGGTTGATATTAAAGAGGGTGAAGACGAGATTCTCGTCTTTATTCAGTATTCCGGTGCCTGTGCTGGTTGTGCCAGCAGTGGTACTGCAACCCTGCAGATGATTTTGGGGATTTTGCGCAAAGAACTGGACGAGCGTATTATGGTAGTTCCGGTCTGA
- a CDS encoding NifS family cysteine desulfurase translates to MQRIYMDNNATTIVDPEVFLAMEPFFVRMYGNPNSLHSFGSEVKPSMAMAMEQLYQGINASDDDDIVVNSCATEGNNTVIMGIYFHSILGGDKNHIITTQVEHPAVTETCRFLEKLGVEVTYLPVNEEGVIHSDDVKNAITDRTALVSVMWANNETGMIFPVKQIAYACKNRGVLFHTDAVQAIGKLPVNVQEVPVDYLTFSAHKFHGPKGVGGLFIREGAPMVPLLHGGEHMGGLRSGTINVAGLVGMGKAMELAVGNLDYELSEVLRLRNKLEDAIAAIPDVLVVGKRIHRTPNTTLASVRGVEGEALIWDLNRQGIAASTGSACASESLEANPVMAAIGADKDLAHTGVRFSLSRFTTEEEIDHVIEIFPRVVERLRDISSTYAAGGGPACSVSPEQS, encoded by the coding sequence ATGCAACGCATTTATATGGACAATAATGCCACAACCATTGTGGACCCTGAAGTTTTTCTTGCCATGGAACCTTTTTTTGTGCGGATGTATGGTAACCCAAACTCACTGCACTCCTTTGGCTCTGAGGTAAAGCCCAGCATGGCTATGGCTATGGAACAACTTTATCAAGGAATTAACGCCTCCGATGATGATGATATTGTCGTCAACAGTTGTGCTACGGAGGGGAATAACACTGTCATCATGGGGATTTATTTCCACAGCATATTGGGTGGAGATAAAAACCATATTATCACCACTCAGGTGGAGCACCCTGCAGTTACGGAAACGTGTCGCTTTTTGGAAAAATTAGGAGTTGAAGTTACTTACCTGCCAGTTAATGAAGAAGGTGTAATTCACTCTGATGATGTGAAAAATGCAATTACCGATCGCACCGCTCTTGTTTCGGTCATGTGGGCCAACAATGAGACCGGGATGATTTTTCCTGTCAAGCAGATAGCTTACGCTTGCAAAAATCGCGGTGTACTCTTTCATACCGATGCTGTACAGGCGATCGGCAAGCTCCCTGTTAATGTACAGGAAGTCCCCGTCGACTATCTCACCTTCAGTGCTCACAAGTTTCACGGTCCCAAGGGTGTGGGAGGTCTTTTTATACGGGAAGGCGCACCCATGGTTCCTTTGCTCCATGGTGGCGAGCACATGGGGGGATTGCGTTCGGGGACCATTAATGTTGCAGGGCTAGTGGGTATGGGGAAAGCCATGGAACTGGCAGTTGGCAATCTGGACTATGAACTGAGTGAGGTGTTACGCCTGCGTAATAAGCTCGAAGATGCCATCGCAGCAATCCCCGACGTGCTGGTGGTAGGCAAGCGGATACATCGCACTCCCAATACCACTCTCGCCAGTGTGCGTGGTGTGGAGGGTGAGGCACTTATCTGGGACCTGAACCGACAGGGAATTGCCGCTTCTACCGGCAGCGCCTGTGCCTCTGAATCCCTTGAGGCAAATCCGGTTATGGCAGCCATCGGTGCAGATAAGGATCTGGCCCACACTGGTGTTCGCTTTAGCCTGAGCCGGTTTACCACAGAAGAAGAAATTGACCACGTCATTGAAATATTTCCCCGTGTTGTAGAACGACTGCGGGACATTTCGTCAACCTATGCTGCTGGTGGCGGACCGGCTTGCTCAGTGTCGCCAGAGCAATCTTAG
- the cysE gene encoding serine O-acetyltransferase: protein MKEDIDSVFARDPAARNTLEVVTCYPGLHSIWMHRVSHWLWKRRLYLVARLHSHLARFLTGIEIHPGAKIGRRFFIDHGMGVVIGQTAEIGDDVTLYHQVTLGGTSWASEKRHPTVGSGVIVGAGAKILGPVVIGEGAKVGSNSVVVKEVSPGSTVVGIPGKEVLGPQSKEASSTMPPKPDELQKQIRLTLQHGDMPDPVAKVFHCLIERINVLEQEIKELRHSEKDNKKP, encoded by the coding sequence ATGAAGGAAGATATTGATTCAGTTTTTGCCCGGGATCCTGCTGCCCGAAACACCCTTGAGGTTGTAACCTGCTATCCAGGTTTGCACTCTATCTGGATGCATCGGGTTTCACACTGGTTATGGAAACGCCGTCTGTACTTGGTAGCACGTTTGCACTCCCATTTGGCGCGTTTTTTGACTGGTATTGAAATTCATCCTGGCGCCAAAATTGGTCGACGCTTTTTTATCGACCACGGCATGGGAGTGGTCATAGGGCAAACAGCAGAGATAGGCGACGATGTGACGCTATACCATCAAGTCACACTGGGAGGCACAAGCTGGGCCAGTGAGAAGCGCCACCCTACTGTAGGAAGTGGTGTCATTGTAGGGGCAGGAGCCAAGATTCTTGGCCCAGTAGTTATAGGTGAAGGAGCCAAGGTGGGCTCCAATAGTGTAGTGGTTAAAGAAGTAAGTCCCGGCAGTACGGTAGTGGGCATACCTGGCAAAGAGGTGCTTGGCCCCCAAAGCAAAGAAGCATCATCAACAATGCCACCAAAGCCTGATGAATTGCAAAAGCAGATTCGCCTCACCTTGCAGCACGGTGACATGCCTGATCCTGTTGCCAAAGTTTTCCACTGCCTTATAGAGAGAATCAACGTACTGGAGCAGGAAATTAAGGAGCTAAGGCATTCTGAAAAGGATAATAAAAAACCTTGA
- a CDS encoding TRAP transporter small permease → MSHDDIPSGYRSGLPGILGIVDYGISRVESVILAAGVLLMAINTIANVVGRFVFGESLFFAEEVNRILIIMITFAGIGYAARHGRHIRMSAFYDALPTNPRRILMIFIATFTSLIMFVLCYFSVGYISSTYHTGRVLPTMGIPIYFIYLWVPVGFAVTGIQYALTAIKNLRSKEAYLSTHVIDKYKDPEIEL, encoded by the coding sequence ATGAGTCATGATGACATTCCTTCTGGATACCGCTCCGGATTACCGGGCATACTTGGAATTGTTGATTACGGCATCAGTCGCGTAGAATCAGTAATCTTGGCTGCTGGTGTGCTGCTCATGGCCATCAATACAATTGCGAATGTAGTGGGACGTTTTGTATTTGGTGAAAGCCTTTTTTTCGCTGAAGAGGTGAACCGAATCTTGATCATCATGATAACTTTTGCCGGCATCGGCTATGCGGCTCGCCATGGTCGTCATATACGTATGTCGGCCTTTTACGATGCCCTTCCAACTAATCCACGCCGCATCCTGATGATTTTTATAGCCACATTTACCTCACTTATCATGTTTGTGCTTTGCTACTTTTCTGTTGGCTATATTTCCAGCACCTACCATACTGGTCGCGTACTGCCAACCATGGGTATACCCATTTACTTCATCTATCTTTGGGTACCAGTAGGTTTTGCCGTCACCGGAATTCAATACGCCTTGACGGCAATCAAAAACCTGCGCTCAAAAGAGGCGTACCTCTCCACCCACGTCATTGACAAGTATAAAGATCCAGAAATTGAGTTATAG
- a CDS encoding 3'-5' exoribonuclease YhaM family protein, with protein sequence MFIGEFEAGKVIHEDLLVTQHAIRQARNGKDFQFLKLQDRTGQIDGYNWNYQAGGPEFRDGQVVTVKASVQEFKGNLQLNIATIAPSGAAFDRDKFLPSTCKDINALYSELENMIARVENTHLKKLLVAVTQDPEIKYLLQTAPAAKNVHHATLGGLLEHTVSVMGLALRVCPHYPQVNQDKVLAGAFFHDIGKIRELEYKTAFEYSTPGMLLGHLYIGCEIFERFVRKFPHFPPDLATEIKHIILSHHGYLEFGSPKRPKTMEAFIVHHMDDLDARISIISDAFASNPGGPWSDYHRLMERRFYRGAEHENPAVLQDNSPQPTPPAAPSVQEKTKPSAARKDFAQKPFENLDSVLPFGKDDD encoded by the coding sequence TTGTTTATTGGCGAATTTGAGGCGGGAAAGGTCATACACGAAGACCTGCTGGTAACTCAGCATGCCATCCGGCAAGCCCGCAACGGAAAGGACTTTCAGTTTCTCAAGCTACAGGACCGCACCGGCCAGATTGATGGCTACAACTGGAATTATCAGGCGGGCGGCCCCGAGTTTCGCGACGGCCAGGTCGTAACCGTCAAGGCCTCGGTTCAGGAGTTCAAAGGGAACCTGCAGCTCAATATAGCTACCATTGCCCCATCAGGCGCCGCCTTCGACCGTGACAAATTTTTACCCTCTACCTGCAAAGACATCAATGCCCTCTACAGTGAGCTGGAAAACATGATTGCCCGGGTGGAAAACACACACTTGAAAAAACTTTTGGTAGCTGTAACTCAGGACCCAGAGATAAAGTACCTGTTGCAGACTGCTCCCGCAGCAAAAAATGTCCATCATGCAACTCTCGGTGGCCTACTGGAGCACACGGTCTCTGTGATGGGCCTTGCTCTGCGTGTCTGTCCCCACTATCCCCAAGTAAACCAGGATAAAGTTCTGGCCGGAGCCTTTTTTCATGATATTGGAAAAATCCGTGAACTAGAGTACAAGACCGCCTTTGAGTACAGTACACCGGGTATGCTGCTAGGACACCTCTACATTGGCTGTGAAATTTTCGAGCGCTTTGTGCGTAAATTTCCTCACTTTCCTCCTGACCTGGCGACGGAGATTAAACACATTATCCTGAGCCATCATGGATACCTGGAGTTTGGTTCCCCAAAGCGCCCAAAAACAATGGAGGCGTTTATTGTCCACCATATGGACGACCTGGATGCTCGCATCAGTATTATCAGCGATGCCTTTGCCAGTAATCCCGGCGGCCCCTGGAGTGATTATCATCGCTTGATGGAGAGACGCTTCTACCGCGGAGCTGAGCATGAAAACCCTGCGGTGCTCCAAGACAACAGTCCCCAACCTACTCCACCAGCAGCCCCATCAGTGCAGGAAAAAACGAAACCATCGGCAGCAAGGAAAGACTTTGCGCAAAAGCCATTTGAAAATCTTGATTCCGTTTTGCCATTTGGTAAGGACGATGACTAG
- a CDS encoding inorganic phosphate transporter translates to MAWNIGANDVANAMGTSVGSRALTLKQAVLVAAVFEFLGAVLVGSSVTQTVKSGIVDISLFSSTPEVVVTGMLCALLAAALWLQVATIFGWPVSTTHSIIGAVVGFGLMAGGIGVIQWERLTQVGMSWIISPASGALISMLIYLFIHKRILATQAPVANAKRYTPYLVFILIFILSLSVIYKGLANVNLPVTFEHSLLLSLTTGLIGVAISKRLLARIPDSAYNRKGFGAKFTVVDSIYRSMMILTACYVAFAHGANDVANAIGPLAAVVTTLQTGLILEEVPVPFWVLALGGIGIVIGIATMGYRVIDTIGKKITEITPTSGFSATFGAATTVLTCSTLGLPISTTHTLVGSVIGVGLVKGIGSINLRMLWGIVASWLVTLPVSAVLCALLYKVLFTLLYA, encoded by the coding sequence ATGGCCTGGAACATAGGGGCCAACGATGTAGCCAATGCCATGGGTACATCGGTGGGTTCACGGGCCCTGACTCTCAAGCAAGCTGTTTTAGTGGCGGCTGTATTTGAGTTCCTGGGAGCCGTATTGGTCGGATCGTCAGTAACCCAGACGGTCAAAAGCGGGATTGTTGATATTAGCCTCTTTTCCTCCACTCCGGAGGTCGTAGTGACGGGCATGCTCTGTGCCCTGCTGGCGGCAGCTCTGTGGCTTCAGGTGGCCACTATCTTTGGATGGCCCGTGTCCACAACTCACTCGATTATTGGCGCTGTGGTGGGGTTTGGTTTAATGGCCGGAGGAATTGGGGTTATTCAGTGGGAGCGTCTGACGCAGGTTGGCATGAGCTGGATTATCTCGCCTGCAAGTGGCGCTCTGATCAGTATGCTAATATACCTGTTTATTCATAAAAGGATTCTGGCAACCCAGGCCCCGGTTGCCAACGCCAAGCGCTATACGCCCTACCTCGTCTTCATTCTCATCTTTATCCTTTCTCTCTCGGTTATCTACAAAGGTCTCGCCAACGTCAATCTGCCGGTCACGTTCGAGCATTCCCTACTGTTATCCCTGACAACTGGCCTGATTGGTGTTGCTATCAGCAAGCGGCTGCTTGCCCGTATTCCTGATTCGGCTTATAATCGCAAAGGCTTTGGGGCCAAGTTTACCGTAGTTGACAGCATTTACCGCTCCATGATGATTCTCACTGCTTGCTATGTCGCTTTTGCCCATGGGGCCAATGATGTAGCCAACGCCATCGGACCTCTGGCGGCAGTGGTGACGACCCTGCAGACCGGCCTGATACTTGAGGAAGTACCTGTTCCCTTCTGGGTGCTGGCACTAGGCGGTATCGGCATCGTCATTGGTATTGCCACCATGGGTTACCGGGTTATTGATACTATCGGGAAGAAAATCACAGAAATTACCCCTACCAGTGGGTTTTCCGCCACTTTTGGCGCTGCGACCACCGTACTGACTTGCTCTACCTTGGGTCTACCTATCTCAACTACCCACACACTGGTAGGGAGTGTAATCGGCGTGGGACTGGTAAAGGGTATAGGTAGTATCAACCTGCGCATGCTGTGGGGTATTGTCGCTTCCTGGCTTGTTACTCTTCCCGTGTCTGCTGTTTTATGCGCATTGCTTTACAAGGTGCTGTTTACTCTGCTCTACGCATAA